Within Populus trichocarpa isolate Nisqually-1 chromosome 6, P.trichocarpa_v4.1, whole genome shotgun sequence, the genomic segment AGCAGAAACTCAACCTCACCTTCTCTAGCAAACAAAGAAGGCTCAATTCTTGCACTGTGATCTTCGCTGAAGATGAAATTTGAGCTCTTGCAACTATCCTCCACCAATAAAGATGGTTCCCATGTCTTTTCATTGGTCTGGCTCAAAAAAGGTGGTCCAAGTACTTTATGCAACTCACTGCCTTTGGGAAAGCTAAGAAAACTCTGTCTATTTTTATGATAGACATCATTGGCATCCATGCCTCCAGATGACTGCTCTACCATATCTGCAGTAGGATAAGTATTCATCATCCCATCCAAGGGTTCTCCAAACCATCCCACATTGTACTCATTACAGTCAGAATATGCTTGCAATTCATCCATCAGATAAGAGAGTTCAAATATCTTACTCTCAACCATCCCCGGTTGGCTGGCACTTAGAGATTCACTTGGAGGGGACACATCAGCAAAGATAGGCGATAGACTATTATTTTTGCTTTCACATTTGAAAACTTCTGGTTGCTCATCTTTATGTAGCTTGACACTATTGACAGGTATTGAATAATTTGAATCTTCACTTTTCACTTGGCTAATGGAAATAGCTGAAGTTGCATTTAATTGCTCAACAGGACAAGAGATTAATGTAGACTGAGCTTTAAACTCCCTCTTTAAAGTGAGAGGAACTGCATTTTCTCTAGTACTGTGAAGATCATTGAATCTACCTTTAATATAGGCAACTATTTGAATATCTTCAGCAACCTGAGAACAGGAGAGGAAAATAAATCCTTACAGGAGATGAAACAAAGCAAGGCAGATGCATGCTTTGAACACACACAAGCTCGCAGATACCCACTATCATGCATGCATACATGTATACATTCACATGGGACACTGATGACCTCATTCTGACATCCAGGATCCGGcatccattattttttatagggagAAAAATGATATCATAAGCAGATTAATAAATTACACAATTAAATCCATTTGAATAACTTGACAGGTTATCCACAACTGTAGAAACTGCCTAACAATAATTACCATGTCCAATTGTCCATTTCTAGTGCATAATGATGGCAggtaaaaataacttttcacaCCTTTATAGTAACCAAATTCAAATAGTAAACTGCCTCAACAGAATATGAGtgcaataaagataaaaaaaaacacatacctCGTCAAATGATCCAAGCTGCAAAACTCCATGTGGAAGTACAGGCACCAGCAAAATAGTCTGCACATGAATCACATATTCACAACTGACATTATCCATTTGAAGGGGGActatgataaattttaaatgttcACAACCAACTTCCAGCATGCATAAGCAGTAccaaaatctctctctctctctctctctctctctctctctgtaacACGCGCACACGAGCGCACACACATAAATATGGAGGAATCAACAAACTGAATATGATGATCTATTGTTAATAGAATTCAGAATTAAATTACCTTGATACCTGATGCAAACTGAAGTAGCCATTCTTCTGGAAACTGCCAGTGGaaagaattcattttttagGTTCTGTTATTTTCTGAATATAAACAAATTTGGTTATTTTGATAATCTATCTCACCTCAGGAACTAAATTCTTGCTCatttcacaagaaaaaatattgttgaacgAAAGCCAGAAATGGTCCCCTGTATATGCCACTTCACCAACAACCCTGAAAAATTTTGGGATCCAAAATCAATTATGctcttttcaaacttttcaatGACATGCATCAGATAAAACCTCGTTTTTTAAGTCGCAAATTATCTTTTAAGTAAATATATGAGAATGGAAGAAGTAAACAACAGAAAAATTATACAGCCCTCTAATTTTAGATTCGTGAAGTACATAATTGCAAAGGGTCTAATGAAACGAGTTTAGAAAaacagagagggaaaaaaaaagaagcatgttATATTGAATTAGATAAGTCAAGCATGGGATTATACCCCTCTCCTAAGGGATACTGAAGGTGCAACATATCAGCCACGACAAGTTCGATTTGATGTCCCCCAAAGTTAGCATTAGACGCACTCGCATCGCGGAGGGAAGAAGCTAGATCATTCCCACCATTGCAGTAAACATCTGAGGATATAGTTTGCAAAGGTTCTCGTGGTTTTGGGCAATCAAAATATCCATCTTCCCAAGTCAAAATCCTGACACAGAAATGAAGATATTTAACTTCACGTAATCAGTTGTTATGTTTCAAATGATACTAGACTATATACATAGGCAGACATAGAATCAAACATGCGTGTCTATTCCAGTAAAATTTATTATGGCAAGATTGTGGAGCAATTAATAACCAGGGATTTTACAGCGGAAACACGTTTCCTTAAGAAATTTCTCATGAATACACCATGTAGAAGGCCTGCCTAAAACCTGACTAAGGAGGGACTTAGTCTCCTTGAACCAAAGTTGGCCCGAGGATACCCTGACTgtagaaaccaaaagaaaacatTCCAAAAGATCAACCCAAATATGATGGGACAGCTCTTAGAAATGTTCTGTTTAGCAGGCATGAATTAAAACATCGTAGCCATATATGCATCCACGAACCAACTGCCGAGCTATTAGAAAATACTCAATGGTAATTCATTCTAGTTCAAACATTTGATTCTGCATCTGTCAACAAAGTCCTTCCAACCAGTCACATAATTGAAAtccatcaaaacatcaaattcaTGTTAACCGTttctaatatattaaaagagaaacaagaagATATTTACAGATTTATCTTACAGTTTTACAACAAATTATAACCCATAAATTCAAGAACAGAAAAAACAGCCATAGAATTAAAACAACATATAGTCAAATAAAACATCTGATGAAGAAAATGGGTTTGGCAAGAACAACTTACATTGGGCTCCCATATCTCATCTTCCAAAGAACAGCATATTTCCAGTCTGAATTATTGCAAAGACTCTCCAACAGCTGTCTCAGATCAGTAGTTCCCATCTGTTGACTTTTCGACAAAAACACAAATCTTTACTACATACAACAATTTCTAGccaaataattatttctatCCCTAAAACCCTTCACTAACTGCCCCGATAAGACCCTCGTCCGGCTTGTTTTATCCTCAAACCTGCTCTTCGTTTTATCGGTGGCCCTGTCGAATTAAGTAGTAAAAATCTCATTTCTAACATTAAACCTTAACCCCCTTTCTCTCCCTCCCTCGCTCCCAATTACGAACTCTTTCTTACGCAATTTGTTATAATCACAACACTCAAACAGCACAAAATAAAGAGATGGGCTTGATTTCAACAGTTTTTCTGTTCCAGTATTCCATGAAATTTACTGCAATCAAACGAAAGCAACACTCTCTGGTTCTTCAAATTGCCTGAAATTGAAGGAATGGAAGAAGCAGGGCTGAAGCAAGATCCActgcccaaaaaaaaataaaacaacgaaAGATCAGCTGATTGGTTACCAGATATTTGCTTATGTATAAGGGCAGGAGAAGACGACAGAATTGGAGAATCAGAGAGAAGAGTTAGAGAGGTTCAAATTCGGTGGATTCCATAATGGTGTTGGGTGGAgacggagagagagagagacatggGAGGGCAAAATGCTTTTTTTATGTAATGCTTTTCCACTCGAAACAAAAGCAATGAATGAAGTGTGTTGCCTCCATTAAAGCTGACTTTAAATAGAGTGTTTACTACTTACTACCCCCGCCACCGGTAACTGGTTACATCGTCACTTTTGTTTGTGTCCCCCTCCCCCTCTGCTTTTCTACATTACATTTATCCACGATGTCGGAATTTATTTACTTTGGATACGTGAGGATTCCAGGCCCACCGCTAGGATGGATGGATTCTTTGCAGACAaaatgcaataataataatattttttaatttctatctcGCTTGCTCCCTTTTAttctatttctaaaaaaatatatagaataggtaaaagaactaaaacataaaaatataaaatcaaaagaatttatttatttatttattaggaaCTAATTAATACTTAAccctaataataatattaataaggaGGATTAGGGAAGTTAACGGTTGAACAACTAATTCATCAATAAAATAGTTTGTTTCGATCTAGTTTGagcttttcaaaattcaaatattgttatgtttcaattttttttgtcatatcaTATGTATACTTGATGTGGACTCATTAACTATGAAGCAACAACAtgcttcaaaatttattatgtaTTCATATTGTAAGTGAAATCATAAttagtataattataattaaattaaaagttttaatttaattctaaataaataaaaactcaaaacctACCAACACTAGTTTATAACCTAATTTGagcttaaaaacaaaacaaaacaaaacaattgatAGGGTAGCAATcctatttatgtttttagaacaatgtaataaaattttagtttaatttaatgattggataaaaaattatactcgTTTTATTAGATCGGACATTGTActcatttgtaattttttaaaatctagaaaatgttaaaaattaataaaaataataaaataaaaatatttattctaaaaataatgaaaagatgaTCGAcctcattaataataataataataaaagttatttgTTAACTTCCATCGATtgtacatatataatatatgtggTATTGGTATCGTGTTGTACTAGCTCTCTtgcacattaaattaaatatacaacTCCAGCATAGATAAACTAAATCATAAATAGGTTAGAGTATCgcaaaaatcacaagaaaaaattatttattatgacATTACCATTTGAGAACTTGAAGTGATGATCTCAAAAGCTGGACCAGATCAATCAAACTACTCTACGATCCAGCTATTGGAGAAAATATGAATCTAGAATTTGAGATGTCAAACGATACTTGGTTTGTAAAATGTCAAAAtcgcaataaaataaaataaaataaaaaaatagtatcatGTTATTTTAGGATATAGCTAGGATTTCCGAAGAGCCAATATGTCCCTCTGGAGAGGAATTACTTTCTTGACTTAACTTTTATGGGGTAGCAGTTGTGCTTGACCCTTCAATAAcctcaaactaaataaaaaaaatttagtaaaaataCTAAATCCGGCCGTACTTCagacaaatatttaattatagttAGGTTAAATGTTTAATCTGTAAAACTCTTACCGTACTTCAGACATCTTCATCAagactaaaatataatatacattTGCTAATATAATGATCACTAGAAgtttatataatcgttaattttaagACCCatgaaattagttgagatatacGCAAGTTGATccggacatccatgttaatcaAATAtacaagcatatatatatatacatatatatatatatatatatgattatccAAAAAACATGCATATGATATATGGGTGATCGGGAACTCtctaatattgtgttttattttcattatatattcTTTCATTGCAAGATTTGTTAGGTCTTGAAATACAtaattcattagttttttttctcgttatataataattaaatacataataattaagatTAGAGCTTAGTTTATTGAAAGAAGTTATCAAAtacataatcattaattaaGCTATGTTTATTTACATGATTGTGTTTTATTCTATTATAAAGGTAACCACCTTAGCAAACTATGTTCGGCTATATATCTCACAAGAATGTGGGTGTTTGAAGATGAGAATTTTAGTCTGTTTCGATAggatttaatttattatgtgCTAAATATAGTGTTTAATattcacaaaagaaaaaataaataaataaaccaggcttgattcaataaaaaattagggGGTTGATGTGAGTCAAATCTTGTGCTTTATTCTGTCATATATACCGGTAGCCACCTTAACTAATCATGCTTGACGATCTCGCAATAATTTGGGTGTTTGAAGATgagaatattattttgtttggtaaattttataatatatagtatTTGCTCAAGAACAAATGGTAATTTGAATCAAATCACTTTGTTAAGCAATATATAATAGTGCAAATAAAATCTAACAGAGAAATTAATTTACAGTTTTAATATTGAGAGAAACTATACAGAAATTTCATCtcataattatttattgagGGAGTTCGATGCCAAGACAGCTTTGCCTTCTTGATGACCCACGTAGGGCATATGGGAGCAAGTTTTACTTTGGTGCCAAACCTCCACTCATCATCGGTTTCGTGTTAGCAGCTGAATGGAAGAagtccctttttcttttctaagattATTATCAGTTTTATGTACAAAAAGTCTAACTTCGAGCACATATTTGACCCTACCATTGTAGATTAGACTTTGGAAAACCGAGattttacaattatatattaactcaaatatatatatgttattttattccCCGTGAtttggatggatggatggatggatatTCTACATCCTAATTTGTTTTGCTTGATGGTTGAAACTATCTTagacaagaaattaattaatggtaATGTCACTGATGATGTTATTACTCCTTAAACTTTGAATCGACTAGTTTCTAATTTGGTTAATAGATTTCCTTATTGTACGTACTTAGCCACTTGTTTGGTATTGCATTTTATTGGAATAgggtaaaatttgaatttttttatttaaaattattttttatatatttttagattgttttgatatgttaatataaaaaataattttttaaaaaaatatattattttaatatatttataaataacaatcatttaaaaaaataattatatcacatACTCATATAcatctttaatattttctctcaatttacctcattaaataataaatagactCACTTCCCTTGCTACGGTTGGAGATGGAAGGATTACACCAAACAAAATTGAAACAGTGCATGGACCATCTATGATGGTATGATTTAATTATCTTATCGTACGAAGCTTCATCTAGTTAACTAGTTAGTGAGAAGGTGTTTTCTCCATGCtatcattcaaaaattattattttttgagaaaaaaaattgtttataaatgcattaattaatttagactAGATAGTTTATTTAAAAGTTGATGGGAAGAAAGCTTTAGTATATAAAatctcttttaaaataatacctGATGCAAAGCTTTAATTAATACTAAATGCCGGAACAATACAGGAAAGATAACAAGCACAAAAACATAAggttatgatataaaaaaatgaatcaaatagAAACACTAATTTTAAACTATACTATTAAACATTTTGTGTTCAGGTAGTTTATCTCTTTATAAGGTTTACAACTCTTTAAATCAATCCAAAAACTAACCTAAACAAACTaggaaacctaaaaataaaggaaaatcaataaaaatcctaaacagactaggaaaaacaaaattaataagcaaaatatttaatttttcttaagttggagataataataactaagaaaaataatcttttccTAAAAACTCTTCTGCATCAATTTCCTCAAGTTGGAAAGAACTCATCATTaagcttaaattatttttgcatCGATCTCATGGATGTTCAGTTAATAGTTTCCAACCCTTTACATGCCCAGCTTTTtcattagaaatatcatatctATTAACAACATGATCAGCCTCCCTAACAACATATTCAATCTTAATCTTAGGAGGAGGTTTGAAAATCTGCTtcacaatttttatttgaattacaaTAATATCAACTTTGACCCcatcaattctaaaattatcctcaAGTACATGTAAGGCACATCCTTCATAATATGTTTAATCAAAAATCACTTTTAGAACTGCATCTAATTTTGTTCCCTTCTCATGGACATTATAGATGAAGAATTTTGCATCTAAATCTTCTCATTCATCATCATCCTTATCAAGTTTTAGTTGTTGATTCTAATCCATAAAGAAACTACAATCATCAAAACTTTCTATTtcaacatcatcttcttctcGACCAAGAAATTATTTTCTCTACTCATGCATATGAAATGAGTTctcaaaattattaatcaagGATCCGTGATCACTCTTCTCACAATCCATCGGGCTCTTTATCTCTGTCAACTGACAAGTTAATTTACAATCTACCTCTACATATCTTTTATCACTAGCTCATTAACACCTCTTTTCAATTCTACAATTTATCTTTGTATATCTTCTATAACCAATTCCAGAACATTGAGAAACATCTTCATCCTCTCGTACAATAGTATGTTCTATTATGTTATGTCTTCTAGCCATGTTTATTCTAGTGAATAACATGCAAATAACTACTATGATTCATTAGGTTTTGATACCAACCAATGCATACTGAAAAAgcataagaaaaataacaagcacaagatcatttttttttcgaaAGAAGggattataaataaattctaattcacaattttattactgattatttctttttcatctaGTCTCCTGAAATACAAGCTAAACACAATAACATCAACTTTAACCCCATCAATTCTAAAATTCTCCCCAAGTACATGTGAGGCACATCCTTCATAATATGCTTAATCAAAAATCACTTTTAGAACCACATCTAATTTTGTTCTCTTCTCATGGACATTACAGATCAAAGCATCTAAGTCTTCTccttcatcatcatcctcatcaaaTTTTAGTGGTTTATTCCAACTTACAAAGCCATAAATgagaactaaaaataaaaatggaaaagtAGAAAGGTAggtgtaaatcaagatatttaatctcatagGATGAGAAATTTACTCAGTTGTCTTTGctaaatttctttattaaaataattttttattcaatcaaatgataattgAAATAGATtcacacattaaattgattaaatacaatagaaagagaaaaaaagattatgcaAGGCTACACATATTGGAAATAttacctgaaaataaatattttttatttaaaaaataaaattcatctatacaaaagataaaaaaaaaattatacatgaatCAGGAAAACCTCTTcaataattaaatgcatacaaaataaccaaaaaataatcatcatttaaaaaaggctttctaaacaaaataaaaaagacaagggctattaatataaatataaataaaaaaatgattttgataaaaaaaacatgtagaaaatcattaatttagaaaaatggaaaaagatcatttttttaaaaggccaaGATAGCCCGTTTGGCTCATTTTGTTAGGGCCCACATGGCTAggcctttttatttgttttcgtATATGGGATggctcaatttgtttttttttttaaaaaagagttaGACGACACATCATCTGTATTGCCCAATAAAAGGggttgatggtttttttatcaaaaaactgAATTTTCAACTTATCTTTTTTCCAGGACACCTAAAAACCATCATAGGTGTAAATCAACATGAAATcaacttgaaacaaaaaatcttaccaatatcatatatatttttcctgGATTATTTACACATTtactattatatttaatttaattactgaATAACCTATAATGAATATTACAACTTTTCCATCCAATTAAAAACCTTAATCAAAGAGAAATTTTATTAAGGGGACATATTTATGGAGGTTGCCATCAACCACAACTCAATTTCTCAAGTATATGAAAATTTCCCAAGTTTTCAAAGTTCTACCCTATTTTCTTATTCCATATTAGCTTCTTAACAAGTCACAGCTTGTATATGCAAATTGTCCAAGGGGAAAGGAACTCACAATTCTTTCAAATATGGATGCTTATAGGAGGTGTCGgtaattctccaattaaaattGCTATGATATAAGTACCTAGATCTTGAAGAatacataaataagaaaaaacaaatgcataatTTAACAATGTGTTTTCCAACTAGAAAgcattttccaacttatttttcattacactatcaaatatcaaaaaataattcactttatCGGAATTCATTTTTccagaattcactttctaaaaaaaactattttccagcaaaacGGGGCGTAACTCATAAACTAGATCATAAAATCTAACTCTGAATAAAATCTAACCCATAACCTCAATTTTATTGCTAACACCAATTAAAGAAAAGCATGAAAATCTCAAAATCAAGCCCATCGATCTCCTATAAAATTCCATATCATACagacaatgaaaaaaatatccacTACAAATTAAGTTCATCtcttgaataattttatattaaacaaacaataaaataatacccATTACAAATGTGGAACACTAAAATTATCCATTACAAATTTGGGAGATCATTAAAGTTATTGACTACACTCAAAGTTAGATTAGAGGAAGTAGAAATTAAAACATTCAATGGATAGAGAATGGGGTTGCAAGCCAGGTAGTGGAGGCGCCGGCTCTACCTAGAATGAGGTAATTGACCGGCGTGAGTGTCTTCAATTTGGGAGATTTAGGAGTTCTCCATAAGtttcaattgaattgatttgggGTTGAAACAAAAAGGAGATAAAGAGAGATGGGAAGGAAGAGAGGACTCGTGTGATCTATTgtttgtgaattttttatatatattttatatttgagggtaatttaattattttattttaattgaaaattttcattaactgaaaatataaaatgtaatttttcaaaatataaagataaaaaaaataattaaactatagAAGGATCGTTGTAATTATTTCtaatttgtattaattttttatattttcaatttagtttttaattaatgttcatATCTCTTTGTAAcattaatttgaatatataattcttgcataaaaacaaaattttcaagctGAAAAACAAGTTGATAgtggtttttttcttgaaaaatataagtTCACTAATTATGGAGATAATT encodes:
- the LOC7487274 gene encoding transcription factor bHLH155 isoform X3 — its product is MGTTDLRQLLESLCNNSDWKYAVLWKMRYGSPMVVGEVAYTGDHFWLSFNNIFSCEMSKNLVPEFPEEWLLQFASGIKTILLVPVLPHGVLQLGSFDEVAEDIQIVAYIKGRFNDLHSTRENAVPLTLKREFKAQSTLISCPVEQLNATSAISISQVKSEDSNYSIPVNSVKLHKDEQPEVFKCESKNNSLSPIFADVSPPSESLSASQPGMVESKIFELSYLMDELQAYSDCNEYNVGWFGEPLDGMMNTYPTADMVEQSSGGMDANDVYHKNRQSFLSFPKGSELHKVLGPPFLSQTNEKTWEPSLLVEDSCKSSNFIFSEDHSARIEPSLFAREGEVEFLLEPVAGNSYSSSDNASSNRSHSLKSSEMLSGHLLATSQNQFQTRTLVGDDLAPWNHLASVCISGSGNTDTTAALDSMMSTIFDQEQQEKDQSYKHPWKGQKMSNVARRRARPGENQKPRPRDRQLIQDRVKELRELVPNGSKCSIDGLLDQTIKHMQYLRSVTDQAEKLRQWVHQEVADRKNCRLSETNVNIQSGKSWAFEFGNDLQICPIVVEDLAYPGHLLIEMLCNDRGVFLEIAQVIRSLDLTILKGVMESRLSNTWAHFIVEACKGFHRLDIFWPLMQLLQRKRSSISGKI
- the LOC7487274 gene encoding transcription factor bHLH155 isoform X1, which translates into the protein MGTTDLRQLLESLCNNSDWKYAVLWKMRYGSPMILTWEDGYFDCPKPREPLQTISSDVYCNGGNDLASSLRDASASNANFGGHQIELVVADMLHLQYPLGEGVVGEVAYTGDHFWLSFNNIFSCEMSKNLVPEFPEEWLLQFASGIKTILLVPVLPHGVLQLGSFDEVAEDIQIVAYIKGRFNDLHSTRENAVPLTLKREFKAQSTLISCPVEQLNATSAISISQVKSEDSNYSIPVNSVKLHKDEQPEVFKCESKNNSLSPIFADVSPPSESLSASQPGMVESKIFELSYLMDELQAYSDCNEYNVGWFGEPLDGMMNTYPTADMVEQSSGGMDANDVYHKNRQSFLSFPKGSELHKVLGPPFLSQTNEKTWEPSLLVEDSCKSSNFIFSEDHSARIEPSLFAREGEVEFLLEPVAGNSYSSSDNASSNRSHSLKSSEMLSGHLLATSQNQFQTRTLVGDDLAPWNHLASVCISGSGNTDTTAALDSMMSTIFDQEQQEKDQSYKHPWKGQKMSNVARRRARPGENQKPRPRDRQLIQDRVKELRELVPNGSKCSIDGLLDQTIKHMQYLRSVTDQAEKLRQWVHQEVADRKNCRLSETNVNIQSGKSWAFEFGNDLQICPIVVEDLAYPGHLLIEMLCNDRGVFLEIAQVIRSLDLTILKGVMESRLSNTWAHFIVEACKGFHRLDIFWPLMQLLQRKRSSISGKI
- the LOC7487274 gene encoding transcription factor bHLH155 isoform X2, whose product is MGTTDLRQLLESLCNNSDWKYAVLWKMRYGSPMILTWEDGYFDCPKPREPLQTISSDVYCNGGNDLASSLRDASASNANFGGHQIELVVADMLHLQYPLGEGVVGEVAYTGDHFWLSFNNIFSCEMSKNLVPEFPEEWLLQFASGIKTILLVPVLPHGVLQLGSFDEVAEDIQIVAYIKGRFNDLHSTRENAVPLTLKREFKAQSTLISCPVEQLNATSAISISQVKSEDSNYSIPVNSVKLHKDEQPEVFKCESKNNSLSPIFADVSPPSESLSASQPGMVESKIFELSYLMDELQAYSDCNEYNVGWFGEPLDGMMNTYPTADMVEQSSGGMDANDVYHKNRQSFLSFPKGSELHKVLGPPFLSQTNEKTWEPSLLVEDSCKSSNFIFSEDHSARIEPSLFAREGEVEFLLEPVAGNSYSSSDNASSNRSHSLKSSEMLSGHLLATSQNQFQTRTLVGDDLAPWNHLASEQQEKDQSYKHPWKGQKMSNVARRRARPGENQKPRPRDRQLIQDRVKELRELVPNGSKCSIDGLLDQTIKHMQYLRSVTDQAEKLRQWVHQEVADRKNCRLSETNVNIQSGKSWAFEFGNDLQICPIVVEDLAYPGHLLIEMLCNDRGVFLEIAQVIRSLDLTILKGVMESRLSNTWAHFIVEACKGFHRLDIFWPLMQLLQRKRSSISGKI